The following are encoded in a window of Methanobacteriales archaeon HGW-Methanobacteriales-1 genomic DNA:
- a CDS encoding TIGR00300 family protein has product MNMREVELSGHIIDSLILPKTMDIIMDMGGDFKILEFEVGKKKTDTSHARILVSSETPEHLNEILDELSEIGASIAEIKEVKLVASEKDRVLPSDFYSTTNHPTFVYYKDEWIEVEEIEMDCMIVIEPRDKKAFCKPIGRVEKDDLIVVGREGIKVTPPERPRGKQGVFEFMNSDVSSEKPLMSLIKKIASEIKEIKQRGGKIAIVGGPAIVHTGSAPIIAQMIKEGYIDVIFAGNAMATHDIENALYGTSLGICVRSGEAVTRGHRHHINAINEINKEGSIKDAVDNGVLKKGIMYECVKNNVPFVLAGSIRDDGPLPDVITDVIEAQDAMRIYAQDVDMVIMIATMLHSIATGNILPSKVKSICVDINPATVTKLADRGSAQVVSIVTDVGAFLPILLDELKK; this is encoded by the coding sequence ATGAATATGCGCGAAGTAGAACTTTCTGGTCACATTATAGATAGTCTCATCCTTCCTAAAACCATGGATATTATTATGGATATGGGTGGCGACTTTAAAATTCTGGAATTTGAAGTTGGTAAAAAGAAAACGGATACCAGCCATGCCAGAATTCTGGTTTCTTCTGAGACTCCAGAGCACTTAAATGAAATATTGGATGAATTAAGTGAAATTGGGGCATCTATAGCTGAAATTAAAGAGGTTAAATTGGTAGCATCTGAAAAAGACAGAGTTTTACCTTCAGATTTTTATTCTACTACTAATCATCCCACTTTTGTTTATTATAAAGATGAATGGATTGAAGTGGAAGAAATTGAAATGGATTGTATGATTGTTATAGAACCTCGGGATAAAAAAGCCTTCTGCAAACCAATAGGTCGTGTTGAAAAGGATGATTTAATCGTTGTGGGGCGTGAAGGTATTAAAGTCACTCCTCCAGAAAGGCCAAGGGGTAAACAAGGAGTATTTGAATTTATGAATAGTGATGTTTCCTCTGAAAAGCCATTGATGTCTTTAATTAAGAAAATTGCATCGGAAATTAAAGAAATTAAACAACGAGGAGGAAAAATTGCTATTGTAGGTGGCCCGGCTATTGTACACACTGGTTCAGCTCCAATAATTGCCCAAATGATTAAAGAAGGATATATTGACGTTATATTTGCTGGAAATGCAATGGCAACTCATGATATTGAAAATGCATTATATGGAACTTCGCTTGGTATCTGTGTTCGCAGTGGAGAAGCAGTTACTCGGGGGCATCGTCATCACATCAATGCCATAAATGAAATCAATAAAGAAGGCTCTATAAAAGATGCAGTAGACAATGGGGTACTAAAAAAGGGTATAATGTATGAATGTGTTAAAAATAATGTTCCATTTGTTCTTGCAGGATCTATACGTGATGATGGGCCTTTACCGGATGTTATAACTGATGTAATTGAGGCACAAGATGCAATGCGGATTTATGCACAGGATGTGGATATGGTGATTATGATTGCCACCATGTTACACTCTATAGCAACGGGTAACATTCTCCCTTCTAAAGTTAAAAGCATATGTGTGGATATAAATCCTGCTACTGTCACTAAACTGGCTGATAGAGGAAGTGCTCAAGTTGTAAGTATTGTAACTGATGTTGGCGCATT
- the speB gene encoding agmatinase, giving the protein MLFYTHNPSKFAFSRDKSDFEHYISNLDIDSNSENQRPFGIIGVPFDGTTTYLPGARFGPSAVREASYNFENYNLSFNESLDAIFFDLGDLEVIHGNAKKTCEKLQETVLELYSAGIIPIIIGGEHSISLGVISALKEHHGLEDITVVHFDAHMDIINEYLGEKLSHATVMRRVFDLEPKKIIQIGVRSASLEEKNFVDENSQKIDYYTSHDIKNDENLIKSILDEIKGPIYISIDIDVLDPSQAPSVGNPTPCGLNSFQIEKFIKILAQKDVIGIDLVEVASREIGDITSVNGAKIIHDFLCLQ; this is encoded by the coding sequence ATGTTATTTTATACTCATAACCCTTCAAAATTTGCTTTTTCTAGGGATAAATCGGACTTTGAACATTATATATCCAATTTGGATATTGATTCAAACTCGGAAAATCAGAGGCCTTTCGGAATAATTGGTGTGCCTTTTGATGGTACTACTACTTACCTGCCCGGGGCTCGTTTTGGCCCATCGGCTGTCCGTGAGGCATCTTATAACTTTGAAAACTATAATTTGTCATTTAATGAAAGTTTAGATGCTATTTTTTTTGATTTAGGCGATCTGGAAGTTATTCATGGTAATGCCAAAAAAACATGTGAAAAACTTCAAGAAACCGTATTGGAGCTTTATAGTGCTGGAATTATCCCCATAATTATTGGGGGTGAGCACAGCATAAGTTTGGGAGTTATATCTGCCTTAAAAGAACATCATGGATTAGAGGATATTACTGTAGTTCATTTTGATGCGCACATGGATATTATTAATGAATACCTGGGAGAGAAACTTTCTCATGCTACGGTTATGCGTCGAGTTTTTGATCTTGAGCCTAAAAAAATCATTCAAATTGGTGTTCGTTCAGCATCTTTAGAAGAAAAAAATTTTGTGGATGAAAATTCACAAAAAATTGATTATTATACTTCTCATGATATCAAAAATGATGAAAATTTGATAAAATCAATTCTGGATGAAATTAAAGGCCCAATTTATATTTCAATAGATATAGATGTTTTAGATCCTTCTCAAGCACCCAGTGTGGGTAATCCAACTCCCTGTGGACTGAATTCCTTCCAAATTGAAAAATTTATTAAAATATTGGCCCAAAAAGATGTAATTGGTATAGATTTGGTGGAAGTTGCTTCTAGAGAAATTGGAGACATTACTTCTGTTAATGGGGCCAAAATTATTCATGATTTTCTTTGTTTACAGTGA